AGATCCGTACCGTTTGTTCCGTTGCCATACCATCATGAATTGCGTGGATGTATGTCCTAAGCATTTGAACCCAACGAAGGCGATTGGCAAGATCAAGGAGCTGATGGTTCGTAGGGCAGTATGACCCTCGGCAACGCAGAACTATATCGTTTAAAGAGTGATGCTCGCAGGGGCTTACTAGAGAACGATTTAATTCTGCAACGTTTCTTTGAGCGTTACGGTGCTCAGTTAAGCGTAGAAGATGGAAAAGTATTAAGTCAGCTATTGGCGCTAGATGACAACGACCTGATGGATTTGTTGATTGGTCGTAGGGATTCAGTGGTAGGGCATGAAAAGGAGATGGAGTCTGACTCTTTTAAAACAGTTTTACAAAAGCTAAGAGAAAAGTAATTCCATCTTTTGGTGCATTAGTGGTGTAAGCGTGTGATCGAATAGTGTATTAATCATAATTTTGAATGACTAAGGATTAGAAATGATTGAATCGGACATCAAGGCAAAACTCTCGTTTTCGGATGGAACACCAGATATTGATCTGCCAATTTACAAAGGGACAGTCGGTCCTGATGTAATCGATATTCGTAAGCTCTATGGTCAGACTGGTAAGTTCACTTATGACTCCGGTTTCCTTTCTACTGCCTCATGCAATAGCAAAATTACCTACATCGATGGTGATAAGGGTGAGTTGCTCTATCGTGGCTATCCCATTGAAGACTTAGCGCATAACTGCGACTTCTTGGAAACTTGCTATCTCTTGATCAATGGCGAGTTACCAAACGCGACTGAGAAAAAAGATTTTGAAAATATGGTCATGCACCACACCATGGTTCATGAGCAAATGCAATTCTTCTTGCGTGGCTTCCGTCGTGATGCACATCCAATGTCTGTATTGACAGGCTTAATTGGCGCAATGGCTGCTTTTTACCACGATGAAATTGATTACAGCGATCCACATGCTCGTGAAGTAGCGCAAATACGCTTAATTGCGAAGATGCCTACCTTGGTAGCAATGTCTTACAAGTATTCCGTCGGACAACCATTTATCTATCCCGATAACTCTTTGTCATACACCGCAAACTTTATGCGCATGATGTTTGCAACACCGTGTGAGCCATACAAAGTGAATCCAGTATTGGTTCGCGCATTGGATCGCATCTTCATATTGCATGCTGATCATGAACAAAACGCCTCTACTTCAACGGTGCGTTTGTGTGGCTCCTCTGGCACAAACCCATTTGCGGCTATCTCAGCTGGTATCGCTTGCCTTTGGGGGCCAGCCCACGGTGGTGCAAACGAAGCTTGCTTAGATATGTTGAATCAAATCCAAGCAAATGGAGGAGTGGAGAAAATTGGTGAGTTCATCGCTCAAGTCAAAGATAAGAACTCTAGTGTTCGCTTAATGGGCTTTGGTCACCGCGTCTATAAGAACTTTGATCCACGCGCAAAACTCATGCGTGAAACTTGCTATGAAGTATTGAACGAACTTGGTCTGCAAGATGATCCATTGTTTAAATTGGCAATGACACTTGAAAAGATTGCTTTGGAAGACGAA
Above is a genomic segment from Polynucleobacter wuianus containing:
- a CDS encoding succinate dehydrogenase assembly factor 2, giving the protein MTLGNAELYRLKSDARRGLLENDLILQRFFERYGAQLSVEDGKVLSQLLALDDNDLMDLLIGRRDSVVGHEKEMESDSFKTVLQKLREK
- the gltA gene encoding citrate synthase, coding for MIESDIKAKLSFSDGTPDIDLPIYKGTVGPDVIDIRKLYGQTGKFTYDSGFLSTASCNSKITYIDGDKGELLYRGYPIEDLAHNCDFLETCYLLINGELPNATEKKDFENMVMHHTMVHEQMQFFLRGFRRDAHPMSVLTGLIGAMAAFYHDEIDYSDPHAREVAQIRLIAKMPTLVAMSYKYSVGQPFIYPDNSLSYTANFMRMMFATPCEPYKVNPVLVRALDRIFILHADHEQNASTSTVRLCGSSGTNPFAAISAGIACLWGPAHGGANEACLDMLNQIQANGGVEKIGEFIAQVKDKNSSVRLMGFGHRVYKNFDPRAKLMRETCYEVLNELGLQDDPLFKLAMTLEKIALEDEYFVSRKLYPNVDFYSGIVQRALGIPTEMFTCIFALARTVGWIAQWEEMITDPEYKIGRPRQLYVGETSRKVPNIAARK